The sequence GCGATCTTGAGAACGACCTCGCGTCCGGAGCGCAGCCGGATCCGGTAGGCGACGTTGAACCAGCCGTGGCCCAGCTCGCTGCACCAGTCGCCGCCGGCCGGGACCTCGCCCGGCCCGTAGGCGCGCTCGATCATCGCCTGGAGCACGTCCGGGCGCTGCCGGTTCTTGGTGATGCTGTCCATGACGGGCCTCCGCGGAACCGGTGCGACGGGGATGAGAGCGCTCTCCTGCCCGGCCAACCTAGCGGCTGCCTGGCCGCACGGAAAGGCCGCCACCCGACCGGCCGCCGAGCGACGATGCCGCTGCGGGCCGCTGGAACACCGCCGCGGCGGGCGCGCCCGGCGGCGGTGCAGCGGCCGGAGGCGCCGCCGGGCCGGCAAGGTCAGTGGACCAGCGCGTCCGGCGCGATGCCGGCGGTGGAGCCGTCCCGGCCGTACGCCGTCAGGCTCCCGATCGTGCTGGCCGCGATGTTGCGCAGCGCGTCCTCGGTGAAGAACGCCTGGTGGCCGGTGATCAGCACGTTCGGGAAGGAGACCAGGCGGGTGAACAGGTCGTCGCTGAGCACCTGGTCGGAGAGGTCCTCGAAGAACAGCGCCGCCTCCTCCTCGTACACGTCGAGTCCGAGGTGGCCGATCCGGCCGCTCATCAGGCCCCGGATCACCGCCGCGGTGTCGACCAGGGCCCCGCGGCTGGTGTTGATCAGCATGACGCCCTCGCGCATCATCGCGATGCGCGACTCGTCGATCAGGTGGTGCGTCTCCGGGGTCAACGGGCAGTGCAGGGTGACGACGTCGGACTCGGCGAGCAGCGTCTCCAGCGGCACGTAGGTGGCGCCCGCCTCGATCGCCTCCCGCGCCGGGTACGGGTCGGTGGCCAGCACCCGGCAGCCGAACCCGGCCATGATCCGGATGAAGCACACGCCGATCTTGCCGGTGCCGACCACCCCGACGGTACGGCCGTGCAGGTCGAAGCCGAGCAGCCCGTTGAGCGCGAAGTTGTGCTCGCGCACCCGGTTGTACGCCCGGTGGATGCGCCGGTTGAGCGCCAGCACCAGACCCGCGCAGTGCTCGGCCACCGCGTACGGCGAATAGCCCGGCACCCGGGTGACCGCGAGCCCCAGCCGGCGCGCGGCGCCCAGGTCGACGTGGTTGTAACCGGCCGAGCGCAGCGCGACCATCCGCACCCCGGCCGTGGCGAGGCGCTCGAGCACCGGCGCGCCGAGATCGTCGTTGACGAACGCGCAGACCGCGTCGCAGCCGACCGCCAGCGACGCGGTGTCCGGGGTGAGCCGGGGTTCCAGGAAGGTCAGCTCGTGCCCGGCCTCGTGGTTGGCCTCGCTGAGGAACCGGCTGTCATACGGCTTTGTGCTGAACACCGCAACGCGCATGATCGACACCCTAACCGCCCGGCCGATCACGGATCGGCCGGGCGGTTACGGATGTGCGGGGATCAGACCAGGTCGAAGCGGTCCAGCTCCATGACCTTGACCCAGGCCGCGACGAAGTCGGTGACGAACTTCTCGCGGGCGTCGTCGCTGGCGTAGACCTCGGCGAGAGCCCGCAGCTGCGAGTTCGAGCCGAAGATCAGGTCCACCGCGGTGGCGGTCCACTTCACCTGGTCGGTGGCCAGGTCGCGGATCTCGTACACGTGCTCCTCGGACTCCGACGCCTTCCACCGGGTGCCCGGGGACAGCAGGTTGACGAAGAAGTCGTTGGTCAGCGCGCCCGGCTTGTCGGTCAGCACGCCGTGCTGCGAGCCGCCGAAGTTCGCGCCGAGGCTGCGCAGGCCGCCCAGCAGGACGGTCATCTCCGGCGCGGTCAGGTTCAGCATGTAGGCGCGGTCGACGAGCAGCACCTCCGGCTGGGTCTTCTCACCCGGGCGCAGGTAGTTGCGGAAACCGTCGGCGCGCGGCTCGAGCACCCGGAACGACTCGACGTCGGTCTGCTCCTGGCTGGCGTCGGTGCGACCCGGGTGGAACGGCACGGTCACCTCGACGCCGGCGTCGCGCGCCGCCTTCTCGACCGCGGCCGAACCGGCCAGCACGATCAGGTCGGCCAGCGAGATCTTCGCGCCGCCGGCCGCGTTGAACTCCTGCTGGATGCCCTCCAGGGTGGCCAGCACGGTGGCCAGCTGCTCCGGCTGGTTGACCTCCCAGTTGCGCTGCGGCTCGAGCCGGATGCGCGCGCCGTTGGCGCCACCGCGCTTGTCGGTGGAGCGGAAGCTGGCCGCCGAGGCCCAGGCGGTGGAGATCAGCTGGGCGGTGCTCAGGCCGGACTCCAGGACCTTCGCCTTGAGGGCGGCGACGTCGGTGTCGGTGACCAGCGGGTGGTCGACGGCCGGCACCGGGTCCTGCCACAGCTGCTGCTCCGGCACCCACGGGCCGAGGAAGCGGCTGACCGGGCCCATGTCACGGTGCAGCAGCTTGTACCACGCCTTGGCGAACGCGAGCGCGAACTCGTCCGGGTTCTCCAGGAAGCGGCGGGAGATCTTCTCGTACACCGGGTCGACGCGCAGCGACAGGTCGGTCGTCAGCATCGTCGGCTTGTGCTTCTTCGACGGGTCGTGCGCGTCCGGGATGATCGCCTCGGCGTCCTTGGCGACCCACTGCTTGGCGCCACCGGGGCTGGTGGTCAGCTCCCACTCGTAGCCGAAGAGGATCTCGAA is a genomic window of Actinoplanes teichomyceticus ATCC 31121 containing:
- a CDS encoding 2-hydroxyacid dehydrogenase; translation: MRVAVFSTKPYDSRFLSEANHEAGHELTFLEPRLTPDTASLAVGCDAVCAFVNDDLGAPVLERLATAGVRMVALRSAGYNHVDLGAARRLGLAVTRVPGYSPYAVAEHCAGLVLALNRRIHRAYNRVREHNFALNGLLGFDLHGRTVGVVGTGKIGVCFIRIMAGFGCRVLATDPYPAREAIEAGATYVPLETLLAESDVVTLHCPLTPETHHLIDESRIAMMREGVMLINTSRGALVDTAAVIRGLMSGRIGHLGLDVYEEEAALFFEDLSDQVLSDDLFTRLVSFPNVLITGHQAFFTEDALRNIAASTIGSLTAYGRDGSTAGIAPDALVH
- the katG gene encoding catalase/peroxidase HPI; the encoded protein is MSDIQDNAPASAQGVDKKAAAGCPVAHDSVTSQGSESENPGISSPTPKTGGRPRSNRDWWPNQLDLSVLHAHSSKGNPLGPDFAYAKEFAKLDVEALKRDIIETLTTSQDWWPADFGHYGGLMIRMSWHAAGTYRIHDGRGGAGDGGQRFAPLNSWPDNANLDKARRLLWPVKQKYGQKISWADLLVLAGNVALESMGFKTFGFGFGRVDVWEPEEIFWGPEDTWLGDERYVSDKEMAADVGATEMGLIYVNPEGPRGNADPLAAAHFIRETFARMAMNDEETVALIAGGHTFGKTHGAAVANDHVGPEPEAAPLEAQGLGWLSTHGAGKGGDTITSGLEVTWTDKPTEWSNRFFEILFGYEWELTTSPGGAKQWVAKDAEAIIPDAHDPSKKHKPTMLTTDLSLRVDPVYEKISRRFLENPDEFALAFAKAWYKLLHRDMGPVSRFLGPWVPEQQLWQDPVPAVDHPLVTDTDVAALKAKVLESGLSTAQLISTAWASAASFRSTDKRGGANGARIRLEPQRNWEVNQPEQLATVLATLEGIQQEFNAAGGAKISLADLIVLAGSAAVEKAARDAGVEVTVPFHPGRTDASQEQTDVESFRVLEPRADGFRNYLRPGEKTQPEVLLVDRAYMLNLTAPEMTVLLGGLRSLGANFGGSQHGVLTDKPGALTNDFFVNLLSPGTRWKASESEEHVYEIRDLATDQVKWTATAVDLIFGSNSQLRALAEVYASDDAREKFVTDFVAAWVKVMELDRFDLV